In Cicer arietinum cultivar CDC Frontier isolate Library 1 chromosome 7, Cicar.CDCFrontier_v2.0, whole genome shotgun sequence, a single window of DNA contains:
- the LOC101506579 gene encoding growth-regulating factor 9 yields MEAKPLQIVPSSHNNTYGGGSHKKINMENGEVGEEGKRVVVVVKEEEENPLKITTCHHNKCCLFTEAQRRELDYQVFIFNHFAYNLPISHCRFQFPTNMSECTRLGSDYATMVDSEPQRCRRTDGKKWRCSKNTLPNQKYCERHMHRGRNRSRKLVETAQVNSCLTTTKPSSKSHENSLVIQHSDTFSYTPSRSFCVVNTSSDCNRSRNVIDSDNYHTSFSAVVNPCSTLASAVKPKVTTFGSTESVTSDNTSRDYVCKQDEQTKGCIGNDTSIKSRRKGSISCEGNGVSTGIGFSPKSVLQVSGCNASYLNHSNNSTVEPEPGRCRRTDGKKWRCKSAVLPGQKYCATHMHRGAKRRFTNNESPPSATGAATTATITSEVTIARLPYPSAATNIQKAYCTIPNTKLSMSVPESEPFIKCNEKSGSCSDTDTSTTITDTINECSYVSF; encoded by the exons GAGGTGGGTCCCATAAGAAGATTAACATGGAGAATGGTGAAGTTGGCGAAGAAGGGAAAAGGGTTGTTGTTGTAGTGAAGGAAGAGGAAGAAAACCCTTTGAAGATCACAACATGTCACCACAACAAGTGTTGTTTGTTCACAGAAGCTCAAAGGCGTGAGCTTGATTATCAAGTTTTCATCTTTAACCATTTTGCATATAACCTTCCTATTTCTCATTGCCGTTTCCAATTTCCAACTAATATGTCAG AGTGCACTCGTCTTGGTTCTGATTATGCGACTATGGTGGATTCAGAACCACAAAGATGTAGAAGAACCGATGGAAAGAAATGGAGGTGCAGTAAGAACACATTACCTAATCAGAAGTATTGCGAACGCCACATGCATAGAGGTCGTAACCGTTCAAGAAAGCTCGTGGAAACAGCTCAAGTTAACTCTTGTTTGACAACAACAAAGCCTAGTAGCAAGTCACATGAAAACTCTCTGGTCATTCAACATAGTGACACATTCTCATACACTCCATCAAGAAGCTTCTGTGTCGTAAATACCTCTTCGGATTGTAATCGGTCGAGAAATGTCATAGATTCTGATAACTATCACACTTCCTTTTCTGCTGTGGTGAATCCTTGTTCCACTTTGGCCTCTGCTGTTAAACCTAAGGTGACTACTTTCGGCAGCACGGAATCTGTTACTTCAGATAATACAAGTCGTGATTATGTGTGCAAGCAAGATGAACAGACGAAGGGTTGTATTGGCAACGACACTAGTATTAAAAGTCGTAGGAAAGGAAGCATTTCTTGTGAAGGTAATGGTGTCTCTACTGGAATAGGCTTCTCCCCAAAGAGTGTTCTTCAAG TTTCTGGTTGCAATGCTTCATATCTCAACCACAGCAACAACAGTACAGTAGAACCTGAACCCGGTAGATGCCGAAGAACAGACGGTAAAAAGTGGCGATGCAAGAGCGCGGTTCTTCCTGGTCAGAAGTATTGTGCAACACATATGCATAGAGGCGCTAAAAGGCGTTTTACAAACAACGAATCTCCTCCCTCTGCCACTGGCGCTGCTACTACAGCTACTATTACTTCTGAAGTTACCATTGCTCGTTTGCCTTACCCTTCGGCCGCAACCAACATTCAGAAAGCATACTGTACAATTCCAAACACAAAGCTTTCGATGTCGGTACCAGAAAGTGAACCTTTCATAAAATGTAATGAGAAAAGTGGTAGCTGCAGTGACACTGATACTAGTACTACCATCACTGATACCATCAATGAGTGTAGCTATGTTTCTTTCTAA
- the LOC101506253 gene encoding NADH dehydrogenase [ubiquinone] 1 alpha subcomplex subunit 8-B, whose product MASAVDASGNPIPTSAVLMASSKHIGIRCYAENLEFLKCKKKDQNPEKCLDKGRDVTRCVLGLLKDLHQKCTKEMDDYVGCMYYHTNEFDLCRKEQEAFEKKCSLE is encoded by the exons ATGGCGAGTGCTGTGGATGCATCTGGAAACCCGATCCCAACATCGGCGGTGTTGATGGCATCCTCGAAGCACATTGGGATAAGGTGCTATGCTGAGAATTTGGAGTTTCTCAAATGTAAGAAGAAGGATCAAAATCCTGAAAAGTGTCTCGATAAAGGCCGTGATGTTACTCGATGTGTCCTTGGACT TCTCAAGGATCTACACCAAAAGTGCACAAAGGAGATGGACGATTACGTTGGTTGCATGTACTACCATACAAATGAATTCGACTTGTGTCGCAAAGAGCAGGAAGCATTTGAGAAAAAATGTTCTTTGGAATGA